In a single window of the Ficedula albicollis isolate OC2 chromosome 13, FicAlb1.5, whole genome shotgun sequence genome:
- the RPL26L1 gene encoding 60S ribosomal protein L26-like 1, with translation MKFNPFVTSDRSKNRKRHFNAPSHIRRKIMSSPLSKELRQKYNVRSMPIRKDDEVQVVRGHYKGQQIGKVVQVYRKKYVIYIERVQREKANGTTVHVGIHPSKVVITRLKLDKDRKKILERKAKSRQVGKEKGKYKEETIEKMQE, from the exons ATGAAGTTCAACCCCTTTGTGACCTCGGACCGCAGCAAGAACCGCAAAAGGCATTTCAATGCCCCCTCCCACATCCGCAGGAAAATCATGTCGTCGCCCCTGTCCAAGGAGCTGCGGCAGAAGTACAACGTGCGCTCCATGCCCATCCGCAAGGACGACGAGGTGCAG gtggTGCGAGGACACTACAAGGGGCAGCAGATCGGGAAGGTGGTGCAGGTGTACAGGAAGAAATACGTGATCTACATCGAGCGCGTGCAGCGGGAGAAAGCCAACGGCACCACCGTGCACGTGGGCATCCACCCCAGCAAG GTGGTGATCACCAGGCTAAAGCTGGACAAGGACCGCAAGAAGATCTTGGAGCGTAAGGCCAAGTCCCGCCAGGTGGGCAAGGAGAAGGGCAAGTACAAGGAGGAGACAATCGAGAAGATGCAAGAATAG